The following coding sequences are from one Paenibacillus sp. FSL R5-0912 window:
- the dnaJ gene encoding molecular chaperone DnaJ, with amino-acid sequence MADKRDYYEVLGLGRDASDEDVKKAYRKLARQYHPDVNKAGDAEAKFKEVKEAYDVLSDGQQRARYDQYGHIDPNQGMGGGFGGGGGDFGGLGDIFDMFFGGGGRRDPNAPQRGGDLQYTMTIEFKEAVFGKETDITIPRTETCDTCFGSGAKPGTKPETCSVCHGSGQQEFVQNTPLGQMRNRRPCSHCSGTGKIIKEKCTTCAGQGKVKKQRKIHVRIPAGVDDGAQLRMTGEGEGGTRGGPAGDLYIVFRVKNHDFFERENDDIMCEVPLTFAQAALGDEIEIPTLTEKVKLKIPAGTQTGTFFRLKGKGVPHLRGSGVGDQHVRVIVVTPSKLSDEQKDLLRQFASHNGENTHEQEQSFFDRVKRAFRGD; translated from the coding sequence GTGGCAGATAAACGCGATTATTATGAGGTACTGGGCCTCGGAAGAGATGCTTCAGACGAAGATGTAAAGAAAGCGTACCGTAAGCTGGCGCGCCAGTATCATCCGGATGTGAATAAAGCGGGCGATGCAGAAGCCAAGTTCAAAGAGGTTAAGGAAGCTTACGACGTCCTCAGTGACGGGCAGCAGCGGGCTCGTTATGACCAATATGGACATATTGATCCTAACCAGGGCATGGGCGGCGGCTTTGGCGGCGGCGGCGGAGATTTCGGCGGTCTTGGCGATATCTTCGACATGTTCTTCGGCGGCGGCGGACGGCGTGATCCCAATGCACCGCAGCGCGGCGGCGATTTGCAGTATACGATGACCATTGAATTCAAGGAAGCGGTATTCGGTAAAGAAACCGATATTACCATTCCGCGCACGGAGACCTGTGATACCTGCTTTGGCTCCGGTGCCAAACCTGGAACGAAGCCGGAGACCTGTTCCGTATGTCACGGCAGCGGCCAGCAGGAATTCGTGCAGAATACACCGCTTGGACAGATGCGTAACCGCCGTCCCTGCTCCCATTGCAGCGGCACCGGCAAGATCATCAAAGAAAAATGTACAACATGTGCAGGCCAGGGCAAGGTTAAGAAACAGCGCAAGATTCATGTGCGCATTCCTGCCGGTGTCGATGACGGCGCACAGCTGCGCATGACCGGTGAAGGCGAAGGCGGCACACGCGGCGGCCCGGCCGGAGATCTGTACATTGTCTTCCGCGTCAAGAATCACGATTTCTTCGAGCGCGAGAACGATGATATTATGTGCGAGGTTCCGTTGACGTTCGCTCAGGCGGCGCTTGGTGACGAGATCGAAATCCCTACACTTACCGAAAAAGTGAAGCTCAAGATTCCGGCAGGCACACAGACCGGCACGTTCTTCCGCCTCAAAGGCAAAGGTGTTCCGCATCTGCGCGGCAGCGGAGTCGGCGATCAGCATGTCCGTGTCATCGTGGTCACGCCGAGCAAGCTCAGCGATGAGCAGAAAGACCTGCTCCGCCAGTTCGCCTCCCACAACGGGGAGAACACTCATGAGCAGGAGCAATCGTTCTTTGACCGCGTGAAGCGTGCGTTCCGCGGGGACTGA